Proteins encoded by one window of Opitutia bacterium:
- a CDS encoding M48 family metallopeptidase: MIRPADPAFTYEIVRSRRRTADIVIERDGRLLVRAPQDANDARIAALVAAKRPWIYRNLAEWRDLNATRVLREFRNGEGFLYLGRSYRLLLVADQEEPLRLRAGRFCLRRDLAERGAVAAARAAFRNYYIARGRAWLTERVAYFAPKVAAPVRRLAVRELGHRWASYSPTGNVAFHWKCMMAPPQVIDYIVVHELCHHHHLDHTAAFWNEVDKVMPAYAERKDWLRRHGATFDL, from the coding sequence ATGATCCGTCCCGCCGATCCCGCGTTCACCTACGAAATCGTGCGCAGCCGGCGCCGCACCGCCGACATCGTGATCGAGCGCGACGGCCGGCTGCTCGTGCGCGCCCCGCAAGACGCGAACGACGCGCGCATCGCCGCCCTCGTTGCGGCGAAGCGCCCGTGGATCTATCGCAATCTCGCCGAGTGGCGCGACCTCAACGCCACGCGCGTCCTGCGCGAGTTTCGCAACGGCGAAGGTTTCCTTTATCTCGGCCGCTCCTACCGCCTGCTGCTCGTGGCCGATCAGGAGGAGCCGTTGCGCCTGCGCGCCGGCCGTTTCTGCCTGCGGCGCGATCTCGCCGAGCGCGGCGCCGTGGCCGCGGCGCGAGCGGCGTTTCGAAACTACTACATTGCTCGCGGTCGCGCCTGGCTCACGGAACGCGTGGCGTATTTCGCCCCGAAGGTCGCCGCGCCGGTGCGCCGCCTCGCCGTGCGCGAACTCGGCCATCGCTGGGCGTCCTACTCGCCGACGGGGAACGTGGCGTTTCATTGGAAGTGCATGATGGCTCCGCCGCAGGTCATCGACTACATCGTCGTTCACGAGCTCTGCCACCATCATCACCTCGACCACACCGCCGCGTTTTGGAACGAGGTCGACAAGGTGATGCCCGCCTACGCCGAGCGCAAAGACTGGCTGCGGCGCCACGGCGCTACCTTCGATTTGTGA